From the Candidatus Poribacteria bacterium genome, one window contains:
- the ndk gene encoding nucleoside-diphosphate kinase, producing the protein METEQTLVLIKPDGVQRGLIGEVISRYEHKGLKIVGMKLLQFPRDTAETLYAIHQEKPFYDVLIEFIISAPIVALAIEGRGAIELVRILNGETDPKESQPGTIRGDFSINITHNIVHASDSLQSAHRELEIVFAPEERYKYHRMDEAILHPPVV; encoded by the coding sequence ATGGAGACAGAACAGACATTGGTTCTAATTAAACCGGACGGTGTTCAACGTGGACTCATTGGTGAAGTCATCTCTCGCTACGAACACAAGGGGCTCAAAATCGTTGGGATGAAACTACTACAGTTCCCGCGCGATACGGCAGAAACACTCTACGCCATCCATCAGGAAAAACCCTTTTACGATGTACTTATCGAATTCATAATCTCGGCACCTATTGTCGCCTTAGCTATTGAAGGACGGGGCGCAATAGAATTAGTACGTATCCTCAACGGAGAGACCGACCCAAAGGAATCACAACCGGGAACCATCCGAGGCGATTTCTCAATTAACATAACGCACAACATTGTACACGCATCGGACTCTCTACAGAGTGCCCACCGCGAATTAGAGATAGTGTTCGCACCTGAAGAACGCTACAAGTATCACCGAATGGATGAAGCAATCCTACATCCGCCGGTGGTGTAA
- a CDS encoding NPCBM/NEW2 domain-containing protein produces MKIINVCALIIMLTLGLAFSVYAGKADCENLDGKGAKPVKEVGKEADATQNDYDEVVEEDDRKGVTYLSFIGGSQPKPNACGLSPKNPEAEWTGWGGPIDTDNATIGEGAGTRNEIVIGGIYFERGIGSHSVATVVYDLTGDNYLKFEGYVGMSDEKDPAECGHGGSGDFVFTIDGKQAFKSEKLLGTDGGKNVDAVKVEIDIPANAKELEIVMGDGGDGAGCDHSAIGDAKLLNAQALAVEPANKLPTIWGHLKDSY; encoded by the coding sequence GTGAAAATTATTAACGTATGCGCGTTAATCATCATGCTTACCCTCGGACTCGCATTTAGTGTCTACGCCGGTAAAGCCGACTGCGAAAATTTGGATGGTAAAGGCGCGAAACCGGTCAAAGAGGTCGGTAAAGAAGCTGATGCTACTCAGAACGACTATGATGAGGTCGTCGAAGAGGATGATAGGAAAGGTGTCACCTATCTCTCCTTTATCGGTGGTAGCCAACCGAAACCAAATGCTTGTGGACTTTCCCCTAAGAACCCTGAAGCCGAATGGACAGGCTGGGGTGGACCCATAGATACAGACAACGCCACAATCGGTGAAGGTGCCGGCACCCGAAACGAAATCGTCATCGGCGGTATCTACTTTGAACGTGGAATCGGAAGCCACTCCGTTGCCACGGTCGTTTACGATTTAACAGGCGACAATTACCTTAAATTTGAAGGTTACGTCGGTATGTCAGACGAAAAAGATCCAGCTGAGTGTGGACACGGCGGCAGCGGTGATTTCGTCTTCACTATTGATGGAAAACAGGCTTTCAAATCTGAGAAGCTTCTCGGTACCGATGGCGGAAAAAACGTTGATGCTGTTAAAGTGGAAATTGACATTCCTGCCAACGCCAAGGAACTTGAAATTGTCATGGGTGATGGCGGCGACGGTGCCGGATGTGACCACTCCGCAATTGGCGATGCCAAACTCCTCAACGCCCAAGCACTCGCTGTTGAACCTGCTAACAAACTACCTACAATCTGGGGACATTTGAAAGATAGTTATTAG
- a CDS encoding LamG domain-containing protein: MKKVLLTLGIVCFSLIAVNVSTAEIDLETAVGIWLFDEGKGGVAADLSSEGNEGELVKSPAWVDGKFGKALEFDGKASCVSTGQKLLDNLEEFTILTWVKTTSAPANRTGLVGQNDSPEFGFIDANSINLWTPTAGGTTNPWKFKHGDGKWHHVGCVATTEYVHVYIDGEYIEKKGGWANHGTSAFNVNIGGCGVWDPAGNFFPGAMDEVAIFHSALEQADVQELMEKGFSAYLAVDPRDKLGTTWGHIKSTHHFK; this comes from the coding sequence ATGAAAAAAGTTCTATTAACGCTCGGTATAGTATGTTTCAGCCTCATCGCTGTTAATGTCAGCACCGCCGAGATTGACCTTGAAACAGCAGTCGGTATATGGTTATTCGACGAAGGCAAAGGTGGTGTCGCTGCTGATCTTTCTTCCGAAGGAAATGAGGGAGAACTCGTCAAATCTCCTGCATGGGTAGATGGCAAATTCGGCAAGGCACTCGAATTTGATGGAAAAGCGAGTTGTGTCTCGACTGGGCAGAAACTCCTTGATAATCTTGAAGAATTTACTATTCTCACTTGGGTAAAAACCACAAGTGCCCCTGCAAACCGGACTGGACTCGTCGGACAGAACGATTCTCCGGAGTTCGGTTTTATTGATGCCAATTCTATCAACCTCTGGACACCCACGGCTGGTGGAACAACCAATCCTTGGAAATTCAAACACGGTGATGGTAAATGGCACCACGTCGGATGTGTCGCTACGACGGAATACGTCCACGTTTATATTGATGGTGAGTATATCGAGAAGAAGGGTGGCTGGGCAAATCACGGCACATCTGCCTTTAACGTCAATATTGGTGGGTGTGGTGTCTGGGATCCAGCTGGAAACTTCTTCCCAGGCGCGATGGACGAAGTCGCCATTTTCCACTCGGCACTGGAACAAGCAGACGTTCAGGAACTGATGGAAAAAGGATTTAGTGCATATCTTGCAGTCGATCCGAGAGACAAACTCGGTACGACCTGGGGGCATATTAAATCAACGCACCATTTCAAATAG